The following are from one region of the Juglans regia cultivar Chandler chromosome 10, Walnut 2.0, whole genome shotgun sequence genome:
- the LOC109008005 gene encoding glutaredoxin-C9-like: MQQAIPYKSWPPLHTKAQQSFSLKVDDNPLVSPPKVVLREGEDMLNMVSENAVIVFARRGCCMSHVVKRLLLGLGVNPAVYEVDEKDEIGVVKELETLISNTGKDGKVLQFPAVFIGGSLFGGLDRVMATHISGELVPILKDAGALWL, from the coding sequence atGCAGCAAGCAATTCCTTACAAGTCATGGCCACCACTCCATACAAAAGCCCAGCAATCATTTTCCCTCAAAGTCGACGACAACCCCCTTGTGTCGCCGCCCAAAGTCGTTCTGAGGGAAGGAGAAGATATGctcaacatggtatcagagaacGCAGTCATAGTCTTTGCAAGGCGCGGATGCTGCATGAGCCATGTCGTGAAGCGCTTGCTTTTGGGCCTAGGCGTGAATCCTGCCGTTTACGAGGTTGATGAGAAGGATGAAATTGGCGTTGTGAAGGAATTGGAGACCCTGATCAGCAATACAGGAAAAGATGGTAAAGTACTGCAGTTTCCGGCAGTTTTTATTGGTGGGAGTTTGTTCGGAGGATTGGATCGAGTTATGGCTACTCATATATCTGGAGAATTGGTTCCTATATTGAAAGATGCCGGGGCCTTGTGGCTTTGA
- the LOC109008006 gene encoding uncharacterized protein LOC109008006, producing MEMVEMEEILSSLLKIKQLVEQSQPRHEVILQTFRGVRNNFEDFRNNFNKDLTDLKHQVCAMQEEEHTEGDLDSIPLSSVFKNPVLFLQPLDLPFHLSFPSSINARSDVDLVEKEYFINNGAKNQITMKPINTVFKVRSLIGHRFSDASVQSDITLWPFMPIVFVICRREAHASLRLVWHPPWKFIQNLWGLLTPPMAEEYTLSLDSYFLHQDYNKRNPKSCLVMVAPAMVMDLEPSSEPLSSFFSTRSKRLSISTD from the coding sequence ATGGAAATGgtggaaatggaagaaattctTTCATCATTACTCAAAATCAAGCAGTTGGTCGAACAATCACAACCACGTCATGAAGTTATCTTGCAGACATTCAGAGGTGTCAGGAACAACTTTGAAGATTTCAGAAACAACTTCAATAAAGATTTAACTGATCTGAAACACCAGGTTTGTGCGATGCAAGAAGAAGAACACACGGAGGGTGATCTCGATTCGATTCCTCTTTCCTCTGTTTTCAAAAATCCCGTCTTATTTCTTCAACCTTTAGATCTCCCTTTTCATCTTTCGTTTCCTTCCTCCATCAACGCACGATCGGATGTTGATCTCGTCGAGAAGGAGTATTTCATCAATAATGGGGCCAAGAACCAAATCACCATGAAACCCATCAACACTGTCTTCAAAGTTAGGAGTCTGATTGGCCATAGATTCAGTGATGCTTCTGTTCAAAGTGACATTACATTGTGGCCATTCATGCCCATCGTTTTTGTCATTTGCAGGAGAGAAGCCCATGCTTCTTTGCGTCTGGTATGGCATCCCCCATGGAAGTTCATCCAAAATTTATGGGGCCTTTTGACTCCTCCGATGGCTGAAGAGTACACCCTCTCACTTGATTCATATTTCCTACACCAAGACTACAACAAAAGAAATCCCAAATCGTGTCTTGTAATGGTAGCTCCGGCTATGGTAATGGACCTAGAGCCTTCGTCTGAGCCACTATCTTCATTCTTCTCCACTAGATCTAAGCGCCTTAGCATCTCGACGGACTAG